From one Electrophorus electricus isolate fEleEle1 chromosome 20, fEleEle1.pri, whole genome shotgun sequence genomic stretch:
- the slc2a9l1 gene encoding solute carrier family 2 member 9, like 1: MGRILQLVQGKALLFIFVLGLGGSFQFGSHLTLISSPTIFIKEFINSSWTQRYGGAPGESTARMIWSAVVASYALGGLFGAISVRWVTNYLGRKRAMIWNNALNIVASVTMCTSKFANSFEMIMLSRFLFGFSSGLGGNIHVFYLGESSPKEIRGMVTLTVATFLAIGKLTAQIAGLSELLGREEFWNVLLCVPAFFSVIQMATLPFFPEAPRYLLIEKGDTEQCRKALQFLWGPGEYQKEIEEMLVEQEALRGQRNKTLRHLLKDRSVRWQLLTLVVVNEGIQFCGIFGISVFSFSIFQEAGIPVDKIRYVTLGVGMSEILTNITCGLLIDRVGRRVMLWAGYGAMAIIMTLITITLQLKDSSFWIPYTTAGLIFLFILFYGGGPAAVRPSLTHEIFVQTYRPAALAFSGMLLWANLFIFGFLFPFLLAGLKSFTFLFFSCVCLAASLYFFFILPETKGKTPLEISEDFRNIRVCNFLADAKPEDNSLRTTGYKTVET, encoded by the exons ATGGGAAGAATCTTACAACTG GTCCAGGGCAAGGCTCTGCTCTTTATCTTTGTTCTTGGACTTGGAGGTTCATTCCAGTTTGGAAGCCACCTCACCCTGATTAGCTCTCCAACCATC TTCATTAAGGAGTTTATAAACAGCAGCTGGACACAGCGGTATGGTGGCGCTCCAGGAGAGAGTACAGCCAGAATGATTTGGTCTGCTGTAGTGGCCTCTTATGCTTTAGGTGGTCTTTTTGGTGCCATTAGTGTCCGGTGGGTCACCAACTACCTGGGGAG AAAACGAGCTATGATCTGGAATAACGCGCTCAACATTGTAGCTTCAGTCACCATGTGCACAAGCAAATTTGCAAACTCATTTGAGATGATCATGCTGTCTCGCTTCCTGTTTGGTTTTTCTTCAG GGTTAGGTGGAAATATCCATGTTTTCTACCTGGGAGAGAGCTCACCCAAGGAAATAAGAGGGATGGTAACACTTACTGTTGCTACTTTTTTGGCCATTGGAAAGCTGACAGCGCAGATTGCAGGCCTCAG TGAGCTCCTGGGCCGGGAGgagttctggaatgttctgctctgtgttccAGCGTTTTTCTCCGTGATTCAGATGGCAACGCTGCCTTTCTTCCCTGAAGCACCAAGATACTTACTGATAGAGAAGGGTGACACTGAACAGTGTAGGAAGG cgcTGCAGTTTCTCTGGGGTCCGGGGGAGTATCAGAAGGAGATTGAGGAGATGTTGGTGGAGCAGGAGGCTCTGAGAGGACAGCGCAATAAAACCCTGCGGCATCTTCTGAAGGACAGGAGTGTACGATGGCAGCTCCTCACTCTGGTTGTTGTCAATGAAGGAATCCAGTTCTGTGGCATCTTTGGG ATCAGCGTGTTTTCATTCAGCATCTTCCAGGAAGCAGGAATTCCTGTGGACAAGATCCGTTATGTCACCCTGGGGGTGGGAATGTCCGAAATTCTCACCAACATCACATGT GGTCTGTTGATAGACCGTGTGGGCAGGAGAGTGATGCTTTGGGCAGGTTATGGTGCCATGGCAATCATTATGACTTTGATCACCATCACCCTTCAACTAAAG GACTCCTCTTTCTGGATTCCATACACCACCGCTGGGCTTATATTTCTCTTTATACTTTTTTACGGAGGAGGACCAG CTGCTGTGCGACCGTCGCTCACGCATGAGATATTTGTCCAGACGTATCGACCTGCTGCACTGGCCTTCAGTGGAATGCTCCTTTGGGCAAACTTGTTTATATTTGGATTCCTTTTCCCTTTCCTTCTA gCTGGGCTGAAGTCCTtcaccttcctcttcttctcgtgtgtgtgtttggctgcatctctctatttcttcttcATCCTGCCTGAAACCAAAGGCAAAACTCCACTGGAGATCTCAGAGGACTTTAGGAACATCCGAGTGTGCAACTTTCTGGCTGATGCCAAGCCTGAAGACAACTCGCTGAGAACAACAGGTTACAAAACAGTAGAGACGTGA